A window from Abyssibacter profundi encodes these proteins:
- a CDS encoding YfiR family protein, whose amino-acid sequence MAMGPVIALRPASLWRGGGWVLLAAAIGFASPSHAAVGDRVKAAFLLNFAKFVDWPAGHFDAPDSPVQLCLQVPDDVADTIRSSLAGKSVGRRPMRVERRPESLDGCDLAYLRGDDDRVRQQLGRLPSPGLLSVYEHPDTVESGVIRLFLEERKIRFSIDVESAQAQQLTVSAKLLSVARQP is encoded by the coding sequence ATGGCTATGGGACCGGTAATCGCGCTGCGCCCCGCCTCACTCTGGCGTGGCGGCGGATGGGTGTTGCTGGCGGCAGCCATCGGTTTTGCATCGCCGAGCCACGCGGCCGTAGGCGACCGGGTCAAGGCGGCCTTTCTGCTGAATTTCGCCAAGTTCGTGGACTGGCCTGCCGGCCACTTCGATGCGCCGGATTCGCCTGTTCAACTCTGCCTGCAAGTGCCTGATGACGTGGCGGACACCATCCGCAGCTCGCTGGCCGGTAAATCGGTGGGGCGTCGCCCGATGCGCGTGGAGCGTCGTCCCGAGTCGCTGGATGGCTGTGATCTGGCCTATCTGCGAGGCGACGACGACCGGGTACGCCAGCAACTGGGGCGGCTGCCCAGCCCCGGGCTGCTCAGCGTCTACGAACATCCCGACACCGTGGAAAGCGGCGTGATTCGGCTATTTTTGGAAGAACGCAAAATCCGTTTTTCCATTGATGTGGAATCTGCCCAGGCCCAGCAGCTCACGGTTAGCGCCAAGCTGCTCAGCGTGGCCCGGCAACCCTGA